In a genomic window of Hydrogenimonas thermophila:
- the ccoG gene encoding cytochrome c oxidase accessory protein CcoG — MQATAGASASNKKGAKEYLKNWIPYRIKRYWLFGIVTIVALVLPFIKINGNHFFLLNFDHKQLHFLFVRFDMQELYLMPFLLMLLFLGIFFMTTLGGRVWCGWACPQTIFRVIYRDLFETKLLHLRKRITNKQQEPDWSKPQNRAKQGIAILLWSVLAFIAAADFVWYFVPPEDFFQYIQNPGEHTVLIGFWIGIALFLIVDVVWLKENFCVYICPYSRVQSVMYDDDTIMAIYNTHRGGHIYDHEGQDAKKIVNSVKELKEKEPEAECTACESCVKVCPTHIDIRQGMQLECINCLECVDACTKVMGALGKESLVVWSSPREIEKQEGKTKFIRPRTIAYSVALTIVFVALLVMGTKKEHMLLNINKTAQLYRFTHDGRIVNDYTFLFQNTDSKDHKYYFEVVNRPEIKIIKPSKPFKLTAGKKAKKIVQLEAVKPLAKDSRKDTPVPVTIKAYAVDDPEKIVVERNTVFVYPRWDIVQKKLKNMDE, encoded by the coding sequence ATGCAAGCAACAGCCGGCGCTTCTGCGTCAAATAAAAAAGGTGCCAAAGAGTATTTAAAAAATTGGATACCTTATCGTATAAAAAGATATTGGCTTTTTGGGATAGTTACAATTGTAGCTCTTGTGCTGCCATTTATAAAAATAAACGGTAACCACTTCTTTTTGCTTAACTTTGACCACAAACAGCTTCATTTTCTGTTTGTTAGATTTGATATGCAAGAGTTATATTTGATGCCATTTTTGTTGATGCTTCTCTTTTTGGGTATATTTTTTATGACAACACTTGGCGGTCGTGTGTGGTGTGGATGGGCTTGTCCACAGACAATTTTCAGAGTTATATATCGTGATTTATTTGAGACAAAACTTTTACATCTTCGTAAACGAATTACAAATAAACAGCAAGAACCAGACTGGTCTAAGCCTCAAAATAGAGCTAAACAGGGTATTGCTATTTTATTGTGGTCTGTTTTAGCTTTTATTGCGGCAGCTGATTTTGTATGGTATTTTGTACCACCTGAAGATTTTTTTCAATATATTCAAAATCCAGGTGAACATACTGTTCTTATAGGTTTTTGGATTGGTATTGCTCTATTTTTGATTGTAGATGTTGTATGGTTAAAAGAGAATTTCTGTGTATATATCTGCCCATATAGCAGGGTTCAGTCTGTTATGTATGATGATGATACAATTATGGCTATCTACAATACTCATCGTGGTGGACATATTTATGATCACGAAGGACAAGATGCTAAAAAAATTGTAAACAGTGTCAAAGAGTTGAAAGAGAAAGAGCCTGAAGCAGAGTGTACGGCTTGTGAAAGTTGTGTCAAAGTTTGTCCTACGCATATTGACATTAGACAGGGTATGCAGCTTGAGTGTATTAACTGTTTAGAGTGTGTTGATGCCTGTACTAAAGTCATGGGTGCACTTGGCAAAGAGAGTCTTGTTGTATGGTCAAGTCCAAGAGAGATAGAGAAGCAAGAGGGTAAAACTAAATTTATCCGCCCAAGAACTATTGCATATTCAGTAGCTTTGACAATAGTCTTTGTAGCATTGTTGGTAATGGGAACAAAGAAAGAGCATATGCTGTTAAACATCAATAAAACAGCACAGCTTTACAGGTTTACTCATGATGGACGAATAGTAAACGACTATACATTCCTTTTCCAAAATACAGACAGCAAAGATCACAAATACTATTTTGAAGTAGTGAATCGTCCTGAGATTAAAATTATTAAACCTAGTAAGCCATTTAAATTGACAGCAGGTAAAAAAGCTAAAAAGATTGTTCAGCTTGAAGCTGTAAAACCATTGGCTAAAGATTCAAGAAAAGATACACCTGTTCCGGTTACAATAAAAGCATATGCAGTTGATGATCCTGAAAAGATTGTTGTTGAAAGAAATACTGTCTTTGTCTATCCAAGATGGGATATCGTCCAGAAAAAATTGAAAAATATGGATGAGTAG
- a CDS encoding NAD(P)/FAD-dependent oxidoreductase, translated as MKSVLVLGGGFAGLEAAIFLRKKGFKVTMISNRDYFYIYPTSIWIPTGEAEFEDICVPLKELSDVHGFELIVDEVKEIYSKERRVVCANGEYGCEYLVIAIGSGKMKHEGSEHFLSICGEPKEAIKIKERIDELIKKGGGKIAMGFGGNPKDPSNVRGGPAFEVLFNVHNHLKKLGIRDKFELTFFAPMEKPGARLGEQALKMMDIFFKRLDIKRHFGKKIKRFESDGIIFEDDSKLESDFTMFIPAGNGHPVFKNSDLPLNEAGLIKINDYCEVIHDYDESPEFYNVFAIGDSVALDGPDWRAKQGHVAEVMARNVAFNIDAISKGSEERKGYMSHINILCVMDSGDGAAFVYRNDKGGKMIPMPVVGHWIKKAWGWYCRNSKLEKIPRIPGL; from the coding sequence ATGAAGAGTGTATTGGTTCTGGGGGGAGGGTTTGCTGGTCTTGAGGCAGCAATATTTTTAAGAAAAAAAGGTTTTAAAGTCACGATGATTTCAAATCGTGACTATTTTTATATCTATCCTACATCTATTTGGATCCCAACAGGTGAGGCTGAGTTTGAAGATATTTGTGTACCTCTTAAAGAGCTTTCAGATGTTCACGGATTTGAATTGATAGTAGATGAGGTAAAAGAGATTTATTCTAAAGAGCGACGAGTTGTTTGTGCCAATGGCGAGTATGGATGTGAATATCTAGTAATAGCCATAGGCAGCGGTAAAATGAAGCATGAGGGAAGTGAACATTTCCTTTCTATATGCGGGGAGCCAAAAGAGGCTATAAAGATAAAAGAGCGTATAGATGAACTAATAAAAAAGGGTGGTGGAAAGATTGCTATGGGTTTTGGGGGTAATCCAAAAGATCCAAGCAACGTTCGTGGCGGTCCAGCTTTTGAAGTACTTTTTAATGTCCATAACCATCTAAAAAAACTGGGTATTCGTGATAAGTTTGAACTAACTTTTTTTGCTCCTATGGAGAAGCCTGGTGCAAGACTTGGAGAACAGGCTCTTAAAATGATGGATATTTTTTTCAAACGTCTCGATATCAAACGCCATTTTGGTAAAAAAATAAAACGTTTTGAGAGTGATGGGATCATTTTTGAAGATGATAGTAAATTAGAAAGTGATTTTACAATGTTTATTCCTGCCGGAAATGGTCACCCTGTCTTTAAAAACTCTGATCTGCCACTTAATGAAGCAGGTTTAATTAAGATCAATGACTATTGTGAAGTAATTCATGACTATGATGAATCACCGGAATTTTACAATGTTTTTGCTATTGGTGACTCTGTTGCACTTGATGGTCCTGATTGGCGTGCAAAACAGGGACATGTTGCTGAAGTAATGGCTCGTAATGTAGCGTTTAACATCGATGCTATCTCCAAAGGGAGTGAAGAGCGCAAAGGTTATATGAGTCATATCAACATTCTTTGTGTTATGGATAGTGGTGATGGGGCTGCTTTTGTTTACAGGAATGACAAAGGTGGTAAAATGATCCCTATGCCTGTTGTAGGTCACTGGATCAAGAAGGCTTGGGGTTGGTATTGCAGAAACTCAAAATTGGAAAAAATTCCAAGAATACCAGGACTTTAA
- a CDS encoding DUF6858 family protein yields the protein MTQKIFKEKYPIYELIIDKSETTYKTVDEIINYFKGKIEEHPVTAYIAIFDHYAHTSSLSVGNISENIKDAKNIVFCFGKELPTPEVMAVRPRSIGVTDIGDKFVIIFMEAPNPQANETMENWAKSIKNI from the coding sequence ATGACACAAAAAATCTTTAAAGAGAAGTATCCTATCTATGAATTGATAATAGATAAGAGTGAAACTACATACAAAACAGTTGATGAGATAATAAACTATTTTAAAGGAAAGATAGAAGAGCATCCGGTAACAGCTTATATTGCTATATTTGATCACTATGCACATACCAGTTCATTGAGTGTAGGTAATATAAGTGAAAATATTAAAGATGCTAAAAATATAGTTTTTTGTTTCGGAAAAGAGCTTCCTACACCTGAAGTAATGGCTGTTCGTCCTCGTTCAATTGGTGTAACTGATATTGGAGATAAATTTGTAATAATTTTTATGGAAGCTCCAAATCCACAGGCAAATGAAACTATGGAGAATTGGGCAAAATCTATTAAAAATATTTAG
- a CDS encoding cation:proton antiporter gives MAYLPIILAGIFLSVAINSLLKRIGIPTVIGYIATGIAISAVFGLHHDHNNELSEIAEFGIVFLMFTIGLEFSFRQLVAMRKEVMVFGSLQLGLSALVFGSVAYFFGMEQEGAIITGLALGLSSTAIVLKTLNENDDIQTPYGRKSVGILIFQDLAVIPILLMITIFSSNNNDIFMMLQKIAIDAVIVGIIIYLVGKYIIDWLLQWVTRTDSSEIFLGTVLFLVIGSAELAHLFGFTYSLGAFLAGMMIAETHYKYQIEAELAPFRDLLLGLFFATVGMQINLNIVADNIGLILLVTLVVMAAKFGIILLFMQFFTRPRVALKTALALSQVGEFALAVFSLAQSNLLIDNEQSQILLSAVVISMIFSVFILARVRDIADLFTPEPEPEVSKLESTGFKDHIIVCGFGPLGRKVAAELKCQGVSYVILEHNIHRMESGRKMGEPIFFANAANKDVLKQFDVSKASAVIVAVDHIRHLRLICEALVQVAPNANIVVKLRSEDEREMIGDLKIDHILIQSREMARLLVIEAMRCQLKIQKRG, from the coding sequence ATGGCCTATTTACCGATTATATTGGCAGGTATCTTTCTATCTGTTGCTATCAATTCACTTCTTAAGCGAATAGGTATTCCTACTGTTATAGGTTATATTGCTACTGGTATAGCTATCTCTGCTGTTTTTGGCCTTCATCATGATCATAATAATGAATTGAGTGAGATTGCTGAGTTTGGTATTGTCTTTTTAATGTTTACTATTGGACTGGAGTTCTCTTTCCGTCAGCTTGTGGCAATGAGAAAAGAGGTAATGGTTTTTGGGTCACTTCAGTTGGGATTGTCTGCTCTTGTTTTTGGATCAGTAGCCTATTTTTTTGGTATGGAGCAAGAGGGTGCAATTATTACTGGATTGGCTTTAGGTCTCTCTTCTACAGCAATAGTGCTAAAGACTTTAAATGAAAATGATGATATACAAACCCCTTATGGACGAAAATCTGTAGGAATTTTAATATTTCAGGATTTAGCTGTAATTCCTATTTTATTGATGATTACAATTTTCTCTTCTAATAATAATGATATTTTTATGATGTTACAAAAAATAGCAATTGATGCTGTTATAGTTGGAATAATTATTTATCTGGTTGGTAAGTATATTATAGATTGGCTTTTACAGTGGGTTACTCGAACAGATTCATCAGAGATATTTTTAGGAACAGTTCTCTTTTTAGTTATAGGATCAGCTGAACTTGCGCACCTGTTTGGTTTTACATACTCACTAGGAGCATTTTTGGCAGGTATGATGATTGCAGAGACACACTATAAATACCAAATAGAAGCAGAATTGGCACCTTTTAGAGATTTGCTTTTAGGACTCTTTTTTGCCACTGTAGGTATGCAGATTAATTTAAATATTGTTGCAGATAACATTGGATTGATTCTCCTTGTTACACTTGTTGTAATGGCTGCAAAGTTTGGAATTATACTACTTTTTATGCAGTTTTTTACCAGACCTCGTGTAGCGTTAAAAACTGCTCTTGCACTTTCACAGGTAGGTGAGTTTGCGTTGGCTGTCTTTTCTCTAGCCCAATCAAATCTTCTTATCGATAATGAACAGTCTCAAATTCTTTTGAGTGCAGTTGTTATCTCTATGATCTTTTCTGTCTTTATTCTTGCCCGTGTACGTGATATAGCCGATCTTTTTACTCCAGAGCCTGAGCCAGAAGTTTCAAAATTGGAGTCTACAGGATTTAAAGATCACATAATTGTTTGTGGATTTGGACCATTGGGGCGTAAAGTAGCAGCAGAGTTAAAGTGTCAAGGAGTCAGTTATGTTATTCTTGAGCATAATATTCACAGAATGGAGAGTGGTAGAAAGATGGGTGAACCTATCTTTTTTGCCAATGCTGCTAACAAAGATGTTTTAAAACAGTTTGATGTAAGCAAAGCAAGTGCTGTCATTGTGGCAGTAGATCATATAAGACATTTGCGACTTATATGCGAAGCTTTGGTTCAAGTAGCCCCAAATGCAAATATTGTTGTTAAATTAAGAAGTGAAGATGAGAGGGAAATGATAGGTGATCTTAAAATAGATCATATTTTAATACAGAGTAGGGAAATGGCAAGGTTATTAGTAATTGAAGCAATGAGATGTCAGTTAAAAATACAAAAGAGAGGATAA
- a CDS encoding DUF420 domain-containing protein: protein MSVKNTKERIKMFENGFLGTSAPFYMDLSTLYFALLPVLMAMAVLLAVKKLFKAHAYSQMGLFILTIIVVLYFEIGVRLDGGYFAYIEKTSLPKDKMAIYMIVHIFIALVSTLVWGYHTIRSFKEFIKTKSVYINHKVVGRFIFTGMTITSFMGVGVYWLLFVQGIS, encoded by the coding sequence ATGTCAGTTAAAAATACAAAAGAGAGGATAAAAATGTTTGAAAATGGATTTTTAGGAACAAGTGCACCATTTTATATGGACCTTTCAACACTATATTTTGCACTATTGCCTGTATTAATGGCAATGGCCGTACTTTTGGCAGTAAAAAAATTATTTAAAGCTCATGCATATTCACAGATGGGACTATTTATTTTGACAATTATAGTAGTATTGTATTTTGAAATTGGTGTTAGATTGGATGGTGGTTATTTTGCTTATATTGAAAAAACATCTCTTCCCAAAGATAAAATGGCAATTTATATGATTGTACATATATTTATAGCTTTAGTTTCAACACTTGTATGGGGTTATCATACGATTAGATCTTTTAAAGAGTTTATTAAGACAAAATCTGTATATATAAATCATAAAGTAGTAGGTCGTTTTATTTTTACAGGTATGACTATAACATCATTTATGGGGGTTGGAGTATACTGGCTTTTATTTGTCCAAGGCATCTCTTAG
- the pyrG gene encoding glutamine hydrolyzing CTP synthase → MTKYIFVTGGVLSSLGKGITAASIGTLLKQTGLDVSILKMDPYLNMDPGTMSPLEHGEVFVTADGAETDLDLGHYERFLNVDLGKKNNFTTGQVYHTVLTKERKGEYLGKTIQVIPHIVGEVKQRIFEAGKGKDVLIVELGGTVGDIEGLPFLETIRQIKHELGSDRVINIHVTLIPFIKAAGELKTKPTQHSVQELRRIGITPHMIIARCEKPLPKDVRKKIAMSCDVDLESVIECVDAQTIYQVPLNFLKDGIMNPLAKRFVLTHKEPNMQEWDILVKRIIAPRDEITIAFVGKYTNLKESYKSLTEALIHAGAALDTRINIHWVDSEDIEEKGIEETIGEVDGILVAGGFGVRGVEGKIMAIQHARENKIPYLGICLGMQLSLIEYARNVLGIKDANSVEFDPETKEPIIYLIDEFIDQSGQKQVRTHKSPLGGTMRLGAYPCETREGTKLFEAYNGKKIIYERHRHRYEANPVYRERLEKAGMTISGESNGLIEAVEVKDHPWFLGVQFHPEFTSRLQNPNPSILAFAKASLAAKNADNE, encoded by the coding sequence ATGACCAAATATATCTTTGTAACCGGTGGAGTTCTAAGTTCTCTTGGTAAGGGAATTACGGCAGCAAGTATAGGAACACTTCTAAAGCAGACGGGACTTGATGTCTCTATTTTGAAAATGGACCCATACTTGAATATGGATCCAGGCACTATGAGTCCTCTTGAACATGGTGAAGTATTTGTTACAGCAGACGGTGCAGAGACAGACCTAGATCTTGGACATTATGAGCGTTTTTTAAATGTTGATCTTGGCAAAAAAAATAACTTTACAACAGGGCAGGTTTACCATACTGTTTTGACAAAAGAGCGTAAAGGTGAATACCTTGGTAAAACAATACAGGTAATTCCTCATATCGTTGGAGAAGTCAAACAGAGGATTTTTGAAGCAGGAAAAGGTAAAGATGTTCTGATTGTAGAGCTTGGAGGTACCGTTGGAGATATAGAGGGGCTTCCATTTCTTGAAACAATTCGACAAATCAAACACGAACTTGGCAGTGATAGGGTAATCAATATTCACGTTACACTTATTCCATTTATTAAAGCGGCAGGTGAATTGAAGACCAAACCTACGCAACACAGTGTGCAAGAGTTACGTCGTATTGGTATTACTCCACACATGATCATTGCTCGTTGTGAAAAGCCCCTTCCTAAAGATGTTCGTAAAAAGATAGCAATGAGTTGTGATGTCGATTTAGAGAGTGTAATAGAGTGTGTAGATGCACAAACTATCTATCAGGTTCCTTTGAATTTCTTAAAAGATGGCATTATGAATCCTCTTGCTAAACGCTTTGTCTTAACCCATAAAGAGCCAAATATGCAAGAGTGGGATATTTTGGTAAAACGCATTATTGCACCAAGAGATGAGATCACAATAGCATTTGTAGGAAAGTATACAAACCTAAAAGAGTCTTATAAATCACTTACAGAAGCTCTGATTCACGCAGGAGCTGCTCTTGATACTCGTATTAATATCCACTGGGTAGACAGTGAAGATATTGAAGAGAAGGGTATTGAAGAGACTATAGGAGAGGTAGACGGTATTTTAGTTGCTGGCGGATTTGGTGTGCGTGGTGTTGAAGGTAAAATAATGGCAATTCAACATGCTCGTGAAAATAAGATACCATACCTTGGAATATGTCTTGGAATGCAGTTAAGTCTAATTGAGTATGCACGTAATGTTTTAGGTATTAAAGATGCAAACTCTGTAGAGTTTGATCCTGAAACAAAAGAGCCAATTATCTATTTAATAGATGAGTTTATAGATCAGTCAGGTCAAAAGCAGGTACGTACACATAAGAGTCCATTGGGTGGAACAATGCGTTTGGGTGCATATCCGTGTGAAACAAGAGAGGGTACCAAACTATTTGAAGCTTACAATGGTAAAAAGATTATCTATGAGCGACATAGACACAGATATGAAGCAAACCCAGTTTACCGTGAGCGTCTTGAAAAAGCTGGTATGACCATTTCAGGTGAATCAAATGGACTTATAGAGGCTGTTGAAGTTAAAGATCACCCTTGGTTTTTAGGTGTGCAGTTCCATCCGGAGTTTACATCACGATTACAAAATCCAAACCCATCAATTCTTGCATTTGCCAAGGCATCACTGGCGGCAAAAAACGCCGATAATGAGTAA
- the recJ gene encoding single-stranded-DNA-specific exonuclease RecJ, which produces MSNLQRLTKAKIAAILASRFSDGFKSLKELPNPFELHDMDRASERIALAVKNRERIVVIGDYDVDGVVSTALMEEFFEIINYPVKVIIPNRFSDGYGISPKILERIEANVIITVDNGISAHEAADICKQRGIDLIITDHHTPGDMLPKAFAIVNPKKSVCSFAYPEICGAQIAWFLIGALKAKMGLSIRMAEFLDLLALAIIADVMPLVSINRPLVQKGLEMLSRSNRPAFEAVRAYLGKSHFSAEDIGYGIAPRINSAGRMEDATVALRFLRAHTLSEASNNWLILDNFNQIRRQTESETTEEAISMVNPEDPVIVVAGDGWHEGVVGIVASRLVDRFKRPAIVLSIEENRAKGSGRSIGDVNLFELLDRCKMHLDGFGGHKMAAGLSLEAKKIDLFREAICKEASKLPSEMFLPKEQIMGELPISEVDWELMEILSSFEPYGEANSRPKFLMKNLSVVESKAIGADKNHLRLILADGNVRLQAIQFGFDKMVDIGQRVNVTGTLQINEFNNQRSIQFLIDYIE; this is translated from the coding sequence ATGAGTAATCTTCAAAGACTGACCAAAGCTAAAATTGCCGCTATACTTGCGTCGCGTTTTAGCGATGGTTTTAAGTCTCTTAAAGAGCTTCCCAACCCTTTTGAACTTCATGATATGGATCGTGCCAGTGAGCGCATAGCTCTTGCTGTAAAAAATAGAGAACGAATAGTTGTGATTGGAGATTATGATGTCGATGGTGTAGTCTCAACAGCTTTGATGGAAGAGTTTTTTGAAATCATAAACTACCCTGTCAAAGTTATAATTCCAAATAGATTCAGTGATGGTTATGGTATTTCTCCAAAAATTTTGGAGCGCATAGAGGCTAATGTCATAATAACTGTAGATAATGGAATTTCTGCACATGAGGCAGCTGATATTTGTAAACAGCGCGGTATTGATTTAATAATTACCGATCACCATACCCCCGGAGACATGCTTCCCAAAGCTTTTGCAATAGTAAATCCAAAAAAGTCTGTATGCAGTTTTGCGTATCCAGAAATTTGCGGAGCGCAGATTGCTTGGTTTTTAATTGGAGCCCTTAAAGCCAAGATGGGATTGTCTATCAGAATGGCTGAGTTCCTTGATCTATTGGCACTAGCAATTATTGCTGATGTTATGCCTCTTGTTTCTATTAATCGCCCTTTGGTTCAAAAAGGTCTTGAAATGCTCTCAAGGTCAAACCGACCAGCTTTTGAAGCTGTAAGGGCATATCTTGGAAAAAGCCATTTTAGTGCTGAAGATATAGGTTATGGAATAGCACCTCGTATTAACAGTGCAGGACGTATGGAAGATGCTACTGTAGCATTGCGGTTTTTACGAGCTCATACTTTAAGTGAAGCAAGTAACAATTGGCTTATTCTTGATAATTTTAATCAGATACGCAGGCAGACAGAATCAGAGACTACAGAAGAAGCTATATCTATGGTGAATCCTGAAGACCCGGTAATAGTAGTTGCCGGAGATGGCTGGCATGAAGGGGTGGTAGGAATAGTAGCATCACGTTTGGTAGATCGTTTTAAAAGGCCTGCTATTGTACTTTCTATAGAAGAAAATAGAGCAAAAGGTAGTGGAAGAAGTATAGGAGATGTTAATCTTTTTGAACTTTTAGATAGATGTAAAATGCATCTTGACGGTTTTGGTGGTCATAAAATGGCTGCCGGACTCTCTTTAGAGGCTAAAAAGATAGATCTTTTTAGAGAAGCTATATGTAAAGAGGCTTCAAAACTTCCTTCTGAAATGTTTTTACCAAAAGAGCAGATAATGGGAGAGCTTCCAATAAGTGAAGTTGATTGGGAGTTGATGGAGATTTTATCAAGTTTTGAGCCATATGGTGAGGCAAACAGCAGGCCTAAGTTTCTAATGAAAAATTTGAGTGTAGTTGAGTCTAAAGCAATTGGAGCTGATAAAAATCATTTAAGACTTATATTGGCAGATGGGAATGTAAGGTTGCAGGCTATCCAGTTTGGATTTGACAAAATGGTAGATATTGGTCAAAGAGTTAATGTAACAGGGACATTACAGATAAATGAGTTTAATAACCAAAGATCAATACAGTTTCTTATAGATTACATAGAATAA
- the hypF gene encoding carbamoyltransferase HypF — protein MIKHFHITVTGVVQGVGFRPFVYRVAKNLGLKGSVSNTATGVKIHIEGPKERIDKFLESLEQKPPPLAKVENIIAKELELAGFETFEIISSDDKNEKVTSVSPDVTLCEACLNEMRDPSNRRYRYPFINCTDCGPRYTITKTVPYDRPNTSMAKFEMCPDCKKEYEDPMNRRYHAQPISCWNCGPKLSLLNNSGNILECDDPIKESAKRLKNGEIVAVKGLGGFHLMCNACDENSVQLLRERKRRPSKPLAIMVKGVKEAKILADFSEIEKEWLTSKERPIVLLKKREGSNLAPSVAPNIDRIGVMLPYTPLHELLFDYIDFPLVATSANLSDEPIIRDSKELIEKLGSVVDAVLDHDRDIVNACDDSVMQVAGSQPLWLRVARGIAPLTFSLKKPIERKIVAVGANQKSTIALGFSDRIVLSPHIGDLNTIEAMDYFERTINTFKNFYDFTPDTIVHDKHPGYETTKWAKEQNSKSKDLGILEVQHHYAHALGVMAEYGLYDEQVVAFCWDGTGYGDDGTIWGGEVMLADAKGFERIATISPFKLIGADRAVKEPRRVALSLLFEIFTLEEILALSLPTVKAFSSSEIKMLYKAWERGINSPKTSSMGRLFDAISSLCGICQRSGFEGESGMLIEAAATVPDAKPYSFNIEDGEIKWQNMVCEIVKNPDQETVASRFLATLIEIVFVIASKYPDKPLLFAGGVFQNRTLIEKILARCKKDGRKFYFPSKVSPNDGAVALGQVWYGINQYII, from the coding sequence ATGATAAAACATTTTCATATAACTGTAACAGGAGTAGTTCAGGGGGTTGGCTTTCGTCCTTTTGTTTACAGAGTTGCCAAAAATCTTGGCTTAAAAGGGAGTGTAAGCAATACAGCAACGGGAGTTAAAATCCACATAGAGGGTCCAAAAGAGAGAATAGATAAGTTTTTAGAGTCACTTGAACAAAAACCTCCTCCTTTGGCAAAAGTGGAAAATATCATTGCAAAAGAGTTAGAGTTAGCAGGATTTGAGACATTTGAGATTATCTCTTCTGATGATAAAAATGAAAAAGTAACTTCCGTAAGTCCAGATGTTACTCTTTGTGAAGCGTGTCTAAATGAGATGCGTGACCCTTCAAATCGCCGTTATCGTTATCCTTTCATAAATTGTACTGATTGTGGACCACGCTATACAATTACAAAAACGGTACCTTACGATCGTCCAAATACATCAATGGCAAAATTTGAAATGTGTCCTGACTGCAAGAAAGAGTATGAGGATCCGATGAATAGGCGATATCACGCTCAGCCTATCAGTTGTTGGAATTGTGGTCCAAAACTATCTTTGCTGAACAATTCTGGAAATATTTTAGAGTGTGATGATCCTATAAAAGAGAGTGCCAAACGGCTTAAAAATGGTGAAATTGTAGCTGTTAAAGGTTTAGGCGGTTTTCATTTGATGTGTAATGCTTGCGATGAAAATAGTGTACAACTTTTAAGAGAGAGAAAAAGAAGACCATCTAAACCATTGGCTATTATGGTTAAAGGTGTTAAAGAAGCCAAAATATTGGCAGATTTCAGTGAGATAGAGAAAGAGTGGCTAACAAGCAAAGAGCGGCCTATTGTTTTGTTGAAAAAAAGAGAAGGCTCAAATCTTGCACCTTCTGTCGCTCCCAATATTGATCGAATAGGAGTGATGCTTCCTTATACTCCACTGCATGAGCTTCTTTTTGATTATATTGATTTTCCGCTTGTAGCTACCAGCGCCAACTTGAGTGATGAACCTATTATACGAGATTCAAAAGAGCTTATTGAAAAACTTGGATCTGTTGTTGATGCAGTTTTAGATCATGATCGTGATATAGTCAATGCTTGTGATGATTCTGTAATGCAAGTAGCTGGTTCTCAACCACTGTGGCTCCGTGTTGCCAGAGGAATTGCACCGTTAACTTTTTCATTGAAAAAGCCAATAGAGCGTAAAATAGTTGCAGTTGGTGCCAATCAAAAAAGTACCATTGCACTTGGTTTTAGTGATCGTATAGTTCTCTCTCCTCATATTGGTGATTTAAACACTATTGAAGCAATGGATTATTTTGAGAGAACTATCAATACTTTCAAAAACTTTTATGATTTTACTCCTGATACGATAGTTCACGATAAGCACCCTGGATATGAGACGACTAAGTGGGCAAAAGAGCAAAATAGCAAAAGTAAAGATTTGGGAATTTTGGAAGTACAGCATCACTATGCACATGCTTTAGGGGTAATGGCTGAGTATGGACTATATGATGAGCAGGTAGTGGCATTTTGCTGGGATGGTACCGGTTATGGTGATGATGGTACTATATGGGGAGGTGAGGTAATGCTTGCTGATGCAAAAGGTTTTGAGCGAATAGCAACTATTTCACCATTTAAGCTCATAGGCGCTGATCGAGCTGTAAAAGAGCCAAGACGTGTAGCATTGTCACTTCTATTTGAAATATTTACACTTGAAGAGATTTTAGCATTATCATTGCCTACAGTAAAAGCTTTTAGCAGTAGTGAGATTAAGATGCTTTACAAGGCGTGGGAAAGAGGAATAAATTCACCAAAAACTTCATCTATGGGACGATTATTTGATGCCATCTCCAGTCTTTGCGGTATCTGTCAAAGAAGTGGTTTTGAAGGAGAGAGCGGTATGCTCATAGAAGCAGCAGCAACTGTGCCAGATGCAAAACCATATTCGTTTAACATAGAGGATGGAGAGATTAAGTGGCAAAACATGGTGTGTGAAATAGTTAAAAACCCTGATCAAGAAACTGTAGCATCCAGATTTTTAGCAACACTTATTGAAATAGTTTTTGTTATAGCATCAAAATATCCAGACAAACCTTTACTTTTTGCAGGAGGAGTCTTTCAAAACAGAACACTTATAGAGAAAATTTTAGCCAGATGTAAAAAGGATGGTAGAAAGTTTTATTTTCCATCTAAAGTTTCACCAAATGATGGTGCAGTTGCTTTAGGACAGGTTTGGTATGGAATAAACCAGTATATAATATAA